The sequence AAAGAATCTGATCGAATCCAATCGATGGTATCCAATTTAGAAAGACTTGGTGTAACAGTTATGGAGTCCAAAGATGGATATGAATTTGGAGAAGTAAAAGAAATCAAAACTTCTGCGATCGAAACATTTATGGACCATCGGATTGCTATGAGTTTTGCGATTCTCTCTAAACTTTCGGGCGTAGAACTAACATTTGATGATACCAGTTGGGTTGATACCAGTTTCCCTGGATTTTTTGAAATTCTAAAATCATTCTGAAGCAAATGGAAAAATATTTCTGTTTCTTCCGGAATCAGTCATTAGTAATGATTGATCAATTCTACTTCTCGTCTAATTGTAACAATCAAGTGGTGCTTCGGCTTTTTAGCGTGGTATATGTATGGCTTCTCCCTTCCAATATTTCAGTGAATACTTAAATTTTTTCCTCCTGTTTTCCTCTCTTCTCGGTTTCCTATATGCAATCGGAGAATTTTTTAGTTATCATAAAAATAGAAAACAAATTCTTTTAGGAATCATCTTCCTTGGAACTAGTTATTTACTTTTTAACTTTTACCTAATATCTTCTGGAAAAATCAAGGGGCTTTATCCTTTATTCTTAACCGATTTACCCATTGTTGCCTGCCTTGGGGTCCTATTGGATGAATACTTTCTTATGATTTTAGAAGGAAAATTCCGATCGTTTCGAAGGCTTTCTTACCGGATTGTTCCCTTAACTTCATTATTTGTTTTGATTGTTCTTTGGAATATTTGGAACAAAACCAATTACCTCGAAATCCAAGCTCTCGGATTGAATCCATTTTTATCTAGACCTTTGTTTTTAGTTTTGCCCACCATTCTAATCTATATTTGGTGTTTGCTTCGAATCTTTAGAAGGATATCCAAACAAATTCGATGGAGTACGTTCCGAAAAAATTATACATTACGAATTGGAATCCTCATTGTTGGATTTTGTTTGGCCTTATCTTTTCATGGACTCATCACTTTGGCAAGAGGTGGACAAACCGCTCACCAATTGTCAGGGATTGCCATTGGATTTTTTTTGTGTTTTTTGTATGTATTGAGACAAACTTACCCGGATTTCTTTTTGGAAGTTCGCAAAATTGTGGAAGATGAAAAAAAGGCCAAGATCTCACAGATTTCCAAACTAGACCACAATGAAGTGCGAAACAAACTCGTGAATTTATTCGAAAAAGAAAAGATTTACCGAGAAGAAAAACTAAGCCTACGTGAATTAGCAGAAAGAGTGGACTTAAGTTCGCACCAACTCTCCGAATTTTTAAATACGGAAATCAAACAAAGCTTTTACCAATATACAAATTTTTACCGAGTGAGTGAAGCAAAGGAAAAAATCGAAAAAGAACCAGACCGGTCCCTTCTTGCCATTGCCTATGATGTAGGATTTGGGTCCAAATCTACCTTCAATGAAGCCTTCAAAAAAGAAACGGGAACCACTCCAAGAGAATATAGAGAAAAAATTCTGAAAAAACATCCAGTTCGATCCAGTCGGTCGTAGTTTTCAATCCAATTCGATCGATCCAGACGATCTGGATTCTTTTTCGTAGTAGGATGGATTCAAGTTTGAGAGGGGAGTTCAAAAAAATCCCACTAAGAACAAATTTGATCGAAAGGATAATCCCATGAAAAAGAAAATCAGTTTAGTACTCGCTATCGCGTTTGCCACTCAAGCAGCATTTGCAGCACCCGCTAACCAAATGAGCGTAAAGGAAGCAGCGAAAATATTAGTAACCAATGGAATGACAAACAAAGAAGCACATGAGTATCTAAAAGCTCATATCACTCCGCAAGAGTTTGTAAGAATCAGTAGAGAAATTAAAAATGCTGAATTCGCAGGAACTCTTGACCAAGATTTAGAAGGAATTGTTTCTTCTATTCAATTGAAAAAATCAACAGGTAACTACTTACACGGAACAAACTTCAGAGTTTTTGAAAACGTTTTAGCTTCTGTGACTGTAGTCGCTGTTGTTGGTTTGGTCATTCATAGTGGTGGATTTGGTAACGTGGTTTCTGGCGGAATGTATGATTCCGTAGGACTTGGGTTCTAATCCATATTTCTGACTATAAAACAAATTTAATGATCTTGTTTCTATCCACTCTTAGTGGCAAAAAGAAACAAGATCCCTTTTTTCCTACAACAGAACCATAGAGTATAAAAAATGAAGAGTTTAGAGTTTCATAAAAATCATTGGCAACAAAAATGTTACATCTTACTTTCTCTTTTTACATTCCTCTTCGGTGTGAACCTATCAGCAGAAGTAAAAAAAGAAAACCAAGTATTGGATTGGGATGGGAACCGTAAACAGTTTGTCCATAAGAATATAACATTTGAAGACCTAGGTCTCAAATCCAAAACAAATTATATATTAGAAAATTTTTCCATTTATTCTAAGTTAGAACAAGAACCTATTCCACTTGAACAAGTAGAAGGGAATTTGAAATTACTGACGTTAGGATTCCAACTTCGGAAAATTGAATCTAGATTTAAAACAATCGTAACAAATGCAGGAATAAAAGATAAAAATACAGAATTTAATCCCAAGGTTCGAATCCGAGTGGATGCCCCATTTGCTTATTCACCTACGGATTATTATGATTCCAAAGTTTCATTAAAAAACACTGCTTTGACCATCCCACCAGCTGAATCCAACGGAACTTGGAACAGTGAATTGTGGTTTGCTCCTAAATGGGATTTACCTGTTTTTGGAACATTTGCATTTGAACGAATCATTGATACAGCTTCTTGTCCTGATGCCATCTATCACGAATACACTCATTTGATCACAGGAAAGTATCTTGGGAACAATGCCATAGGTCGTTCCCTTGCAGAAGGGATATCTGATTATTATGCAGCATCTCTTTTGGATCATCCTGAATTGTATACGCACAAAACTTGTGAGGCAGTCAAACGCCAACTGATTGTTTCTGCTTTTCGATTGGATAAAGAAATTGGAATTTATGACGCAAACATAGAATCCGATTTTAAAAAAGATTTCGCCTTTATTCCTTCTTTGTTATGGCAGTATCGGGCTTTGGTGGGAAGTGAGTTAGCAGATGTAACCATTTTTCAGGCAATTGCAAAAACCAACGCAGGAGATCGCTTTTTTCCGGAGTTTATCAATACACTTTCTGACTCTCTCTTTACCGAAGTAAAAAAGAGAAATGGAGAAGAACAAGCAAAATCATTGGCCATGCAATTAGAATCAAAAGTTTGGATTCCACATGGAGTGTATTCGAAATTAAGCAAAAACCAGTCTGTATTTTCTGTATTTCCAAAATCATCGGTTCGGCTTTCCAATTCAGATGAAAAGTCAAATGAGTTTTGCGGCCAAAAGAATGAATTAGAATTCTATTGGAAGGAAGTGAATTTAGAAGAACCTACACTAAGATTTTACTGGAATTGTAATTCAGTTAAACTCCCACTCATCATCCAGATGGACCAAACAAACCCAATGAATTATTTGTTTTCATCTAACTTGCATTTTTTGAACGGGAAGTTGAAATTTGCCAGCCAAAATGCAGACAAAGTAAACCCTAAGCTTTCAACAGAAAATCAAGTTTTATACCTTCAGATGGTCAATTACGTTAAGGATAACTATTTTTATCGTAAAACGATGGAGAAAGAAGTGAGATTGTATTTGGATGGCGGTAATGATGCCAGCCATATTGATACCATCCGTATGGAATTTGCTTATTTAGGTAATTCTAAAAAAAGATTTCGATACACTTTCCCCGCTGTTAAGGATGGGGTTTATGGATCGGGAATTTGATTTTATATTCTGCGCCAGAGGCACCTTGAAAGGTAATCGTACCATTCAGTTGTTTGGTTAACATAGACACTAAGGTCAATCCAAAACCCAGTTTATCTGGGTTTGATATTTCCGGATCAAATCCTTTTCCGTTGTCACTGATGAGTAAAAAGAAATTTTCTTCTTCTGCCCAGACTTTGATTTTAATTTCCAACTCTTTGGATGAATCTCTTGCATACTTTAAACTATTGGTGAGCAGTTCGTTTGTGATGATGCCAATGGCTTGGAGTTGTTCTGCGGACAATTGGAGACTATCAATTTCCGTAATCAGTTTTACTGGGTAAGGAAATAAAGAAATAATTTCCCCTGATAAAGGGATTAGATATTCATCTAAAAGTAATTCGTGAAATGCTTTCCCCAAATACAATTTGTCGTAGAGAAGGGACATGGTTTTGATGCGACTGGTTGCATCCTTTAATGAGTTTCGGATTTCTTCGTTTTCCTGTGACCCTGCTTGTAAATCCAAAAGATTATAAAGGATGGTCATATTGTTTTTGATCCGATGATGGACCTCTCTTAAAATCATTTCCTTTTCCGAAAGTAGGGACTTAACTTTTTCTTCAGCGATTTTTCTTTCTGTGACATCATGAACGATGGAAAAAAGAAGATGGCGGTTGCTTGTTTCAATTGGAGTGGAGTAAACTTCTACTTGTTTGATGGCCCCACTGGCAAGTTTATGCGAGAAAGCAAAGTAACTTCTCGATTCTGCAAGTGCACGCAGCCTTTCTGCTTTTACTTCTTCAGGAGGTAAAATATTGATTTCTTCAATTTTCATCTTTGTTAAAACTTCATGAGGATAACCATAGAATTGAACTGCTGTTTGGTTGGCACTAATGATATCCCCTGAGTTTGGCTCAATGATGAGCATTACAGATGAATTTTTTTCAAAAAAATCCCGAAACCTTCTTTCGCTTTCTGTTAGTTTTTCGGAAACAATGGATTTTTCGATCGCGATGCTCACAAGATCTGCTGTTTCCGTAATGATAAAGATATCAAATTCTGTAGGGCTTGCAATTTCATGATGGTAAATGGCAAAGGTACCAATGATTTCGTTTGTATGGGAGCGGATGGGTTCAGACCAACAAGAGGACAGACCCACACTCAAAGCTATGTCTTTATAATTTTTCCATAAAGGACTTGTTCCTATATCTTCAACCACAACTCGTTTGCCAGTGTATGCCGCTGTGCCACAAGAACCTGCCTCAGGTCCAATGGTAACGCCTTCAATGGAATCATTATAAATTTTGGGAAGAGAAGGGGCAGCCCCAATTTTAATTTTAGAATTTTCGATGAGAACAACAGTACATAACATTGTGGGATTTAAAGTTTCAATTCCCAATACAATTTCGGTTAGTACATCGGTGAGCGGAGCATTTCCTACAATGAGTTCTAAAATCCCACTTCGATAACATTCAAAGTCGGCAATTCGTTCTGGATCAAGATTGCGATTTCTAAGCTTCACGAACATCCCACCCGAGTGTCGTTACACTAAGGAGGAAAAAAACTTATGTCAAGGGAAAATCGTTTACCCTCGGTTAGCCTTTCCTTCCATTCAGAATTCCTCTGGACGAAATCAATTCCTGTTCTAATTTTAGAATATAAAACCATGAGTCTATCGAACATAGAAAAAGTCATTGCCATAGACGGGCCTGCTGGCTCCGGAAAAAGTACACTTGCACGAATGATCGCCCATAAAATCGGGTATCTTTACTTGGATTCGGGGGCCTATTATCGTGCGTTAACTCTTGCTATATGGGAAAAGTTTTTAGAAACAAAAGAGGATGAGTCTAAATTTCCTTTTTATACGGAAAAACTTGCTGATGCCACTCTTTTAGAAAAAGACGAAGCAGAGTTCGGTATTTCTGTGGCTAAAATTCCCGTACATTGTGAACTTTCTTCCACGGGAGAAAATTTAATGTTCCTGGGCGAAAGGGACATAAGTTTGGAAATCCGCGATCCAGAGATCACTAAAAAAATTCGGTACATTGCCCCTAGGCGTGCATTTCGCGAAATTATAAACCACCATATCCGAGAATTTGCAAAAACCCACCAATTGGTGATGGATGGCCGGGACATTGGGACAGAAGTTTTTCCCAAATCCAAATTTAAATTTTTTCTGACCGCCTCTGTGGAAGTGAGGGCCAAACGCCGATACGATGAATTAGTAACAAAAGGCTTCAAAGCCGACCTAGACCACATCAAAGAAGAGATTGTGGCAAGGGATGAAAGTGACACCACTCGTACTGTGGCTCCCCTGAAGCAGGCTTCCGACGCAATCCTGATTGACACGAGCACCCTCGACACGGAAACTGTCCTAAATACTATCCTGTCCAAGGTTTCATCCTCTGGGCAAATCTAGGTTTTGTATCCCGGTAACCATTGAATTCAACCAACCCATCCTCCCCCAAAAATGAGACCACTTCCTTCGGCGAATTATTAGAGAAGTGGGAATCGCAGTCACAAGCACAAGAACAAGAAAACTCCGCAGGAAAAGGTACCCTCATCGAAGGGACTGTAGTCGATGTCATTGGTGACACTGTTTTCCTTGATATTGGAGAAAAATTGGAAGCTCGTGTCTCACGTGAAGACTTTTCTGAAACGCCAAAACGCGGTGAAAAAGTCAGTGCGATCATCAAAAAGCGGGTCGACGGATATTGTGTCCTTTCCAAAAAAGAAGCGGACCAACGAGTTGGTTGGGAAACCATCAAAGATGCAAGCCAAAACGGATATCCTCTCTCTGGTAAAATTGTTGGAGAAGTAAAAAACAAGGGATACCTTGTGGAAAGCGAAGGCATCCAACTTTTCCTTCCTGCATCTCATGTAGGGGTTCGTTTCAAAGAATCCACCGAAGGTGGAAAAGAGTTTTCATTCAAAATCATTGAACTCAACGAAAAAACAAGAACCGGTGTGGTTTCTCGTAAAACTCTCCTCGACGAAATCAACGGAGAGAAGTGGGAAGAACTCCTCGGCAAAGTAAAAGTTGGGGACAAAGTGAACGGTAAGGTTGTGAAAATTG comes from Leptospira mtsangambouensis and encodes:
- a CDS encoding helix-turn-helix domain-containing protein; amino-acid sequence: MASPFQYFSEYLNFFLLFSSLLGFLYAIGEFFSYHKNRKQILLGIIFLGTSYLLFNFYLISSGKIKGLYPLFLTDLPIVACLGVLLDEYFLMILEGKFRSFRRLSYRIVPLTSLFVLIVLWNIWNKTNYLEIQALGLNPFLSRPLFLVLPTILIYIWCLLRIFRRISKQIRWSTFRKNYTLRIGILIVGFCLALSFHGLITLARGGQTAHQLSGIAIGFFLCFLYVLRQTYPDFFLEVRKIVEDEKKAKISQISKLDHNEVRNKLVNLFEKEKIYREEKLSLRELAERVDLSSHQLSEFLNTEIKQSFYQYTNFYRVSEAKEKIEKEPDRSLLAIAYDVGFGSKSTFNEAFKKETGTTPREYREKILKKHPVRSSRS
- a CDS encoding histidine kinase dimerization/phosphoacceptor domain -containing protein; translation: MKLRNRNLDPERIADFECYRSGILELIVGNAPLTDVLTEIVLGIETLNPTMLCTVVLIENSKIKIGAAPSLPKIYNDSIEGVTIGPEAGSCGTAAYTGKRVVVEDIGTSPLWKNYKDIALSVGLSSCWSEPIRSHTNEIIGTFAIYHHEIASPTEFDIFIITETADLVSIAIEKSIVSEKLTESERRFRDFFEKNSSVMLIIEPNSGDIISANQTAVQFYGYPHEVLTKMKIEEINILPPEEVKAERLRALAESRSYFAFSHKLASGAIKQVEVYSTPIETSNRHLLFSIVHDVTERKIAEEKVKSLLSEKEMILREVHHRIKNNMTILYNLLDLQAGSQENEEIRNSLKDATSRIKTMSLLYDKLYLGKAFHELLLDEYLIPLSGEIISLFPYPVKLITEIDSLQLSAEQLQAIGIITNELLTNSLKYARDSSKELEIKIKVWAEEENFFLLISDNGKGFDPEISNPDKLGFGLTLVSMLTKQLNGTITFQGASGAEYKIKFPIHKPHP
- the cmk gene encoding (d)CMP kinase; the protein is MSLSNIEKVIAIDGPAGSGKSTLARMIAHKIGYLYLDSGAYYRALTLAIWEKFLETKEDESKFPFYTEKLADATLLEKDEAEFGISVAKIPVHCELSSTGENLMFLGERDISLEIRDPEITKKIRYIAPRRAFREIINHHIREFAKTHQLVMDGRDIGTEVFPKSKFKFFLTASVEVRAKRRYDELVTKGFKADLDHIKEEIVARDESDTTRTVAPLKQASDAILIDTSTLDTETVLNTILSKVSSSGQI